In one Drosophila albomicans strain 15112-1751.03 chromosome X, ASM965048v2, whole genome shotgun sequence genomic region, the following are encoded:
- the LOC117565856 gene encoding calcium-binding protein P-like, which produces MHCKFIYLLLWLMVIGLIQGSLQYSQHYPEVAQPIPHQPVASGTHPRQPLASNYPALPVPGYPAQEVPEYAGLPGSPLSGSPGLVYPGNSVYPRPQSSGRPGLIYPGNSKYSGPQSSGQPGLVFPSNSVYRGPQSSGQPGLVFPGNSVYREPDPSGRPGLVYPGNSAYPGPQSSGQPGLVFPSNSVYPGPQSSGQPGLVFPGNSVYRGPDSSGRPGLVYPGNSAYPGPQSSGQPGLVFPGNSVYRGPQSSGQPGLVFPGSSVYRGPDSSGRPGHVYPGNAEFPGPQSSGRPGLVFPEYGDSLPATAGFIPSAALEDFEVHNNHNMQGYGDYNDY; this is translated from the coding sequence ATGCACTGCAAATTCATTTActtgctgctttggctgatgGTCATCGGCCTGATCCAGGGATCGTTGCAATATTCGCAACACTATCCAGAAGTCGCACAACCGATTCCACATCAGCCAGTGGCAAGCGGAACTCATCCGCGGCAGCCATTGGCAAGCAACTATCCTGCACTGCCAGTGCCAGGTTATCCAGCTCAAGAAGTGCCTGAATATGCAGGGTTACCAGGATCACCATTGTCGGGTTCACCCGGTCTCGTCTATCCCGGCAATTCAGTATACCCTAGACCACAATCATCGGGTCGACCTGGTCTCATCTATCCCGGCAATTCAAAGTACTCTGGACCACAATCATCGGGTCAACCCGGTCTTGTTTTTCCCAGCAATTCAGTGTACCGTGGACCACAATCATCGGGACAACCCGGTCTCGTTTTTCCTGGCAATTCAGTATACCGTGAACCAGATCCGTCGGGTCGACCCGGTCTCGTTTATCCCGGCAATTCAGCGTACCCTGGACCACAATCATCGGGACAACCCGGTCTCGTTTTTCCCAGCAATTCAGTGTACCCTGGACCACAATCATCGGGACAACCCGGTCTCGTTTTTCCCGGCAATTCAGTGTACCGTGGACCAGATTCGTCGGGTCGACCCGGTCTCGTTTATCCCGGCAATTCAGCGTACCCTGGACCACAATCATCGGGACAACCCGGTCTCGTTTTTCCCGGCAATTCAGTGTACCGTGGACCACAATCATCGGGACAACCCGGTCTCGTTTTTCCCGGCAGTTCAGTGTACCGTGGACCAGATTCGTCGGGTCGACCCGGTCACGTTTATCCCGGCAATGCAGAGTTCCCAGGACCACAATCATCGGGTCGACCCGGTCTCGTTTTTCCCGAGTATGGCGATTCCTTGCCAGCTACTGCCGGCTTCATACCGTCTGCTGCGTTGGAAGACTTCGAGGTGCACAACAATCACAATATGCAGGGCTATGGCGACTATAACGATTACTGA